In a genomic window of Jaculus jaculus isolate mJacJac1 chromosome 8, mJacJac1.mat.Y.cur, whole genome shotgun sequence:
- the Adrm1 gene encoding proteasomal ubiquitin receptor ADRM1: protein MTTSGALFPSLVPGSRGSSNKYLVEFRAGKMSLKGTTVTPDKRKGLVYIQQTDDSLIHFCWKDRTSGTVEDDLIIFPDDCEFKRVPQCPSGRVYVLKFKAGSKRLFFWMQEPKTDQDEEHCRKVNECLNNPPMPGALGASGSGSHELSALGGEGGLQSLLGNMSHSQLMQLIGPAGLGGLGGLGALTGPGLASLLGSSGPPASSSSSSSRSQSAAVTPSSTTSSTRATPAPSAPAAASATSPSPTPSSGNGTSTAASPTQPIQLSDLQSILATMNVPAGPGGGQQVDLASVLTPEIMAPILANADVQERLLPYLPSGESLPQTADEIQNTLTSPQFQQALGMFSAALASGQLGPLMCQFGLPAEAVEAANKGDVEAFAKAMQNSAKSEPKEGDAKDKKDEEEDMSLD from the exons ATGACGACTTCAGGTGCTCTGTTCCCAAGCCTGGTGCCCGGCTCTCGGGGGTCCTCCAACAAGTATTTGGTGGAGTTCCGGGCAGGAAAAATGTCATTAAAAGGAACGACGGTCACCCCCGACAAACGGAAGGGTCTAGTGTACATCCAGCAGACAGACGACTCTCTCATTCACTTCTGCTGGAAAGACAGGACGTCTGGGACTGTGGAAGAT GATTTAATTATCTTCCCTGACGACTGTGAGTTCAAGCGGGTTCCTCAGTGCCCCAGCGGGAGGGTCTACGTGCTCAAGTTTAAGGCAGGGTCCAAGCGGCTTTTCTTCTGGATGCAG GAGCCGAAGACTGACCAGGATGAGGAGCATTGCCGGAAAGTCAATGAATGTCTGAATAACCCCCCGATGCCTGGAGCGCTGGGGGCAAGCGGGAGTGGCAGTCACGAGCTTTCTGCTCTTGGTG GTGAAGGTGGCCTGCAGAGCCTGCTGGGGAACATGAGTCACAGCCAGCTCATGCAGCTTATTGGACCTGCCGGCCTTGGAGGACTAG GTGGACTTGGTGCCCTCACTGGGCCTGGCCTGGCCAGCTTGCTGGGGAGCAGTGGGCCTCCGGCGAGCAGTTCTTCATCCAG CTCCCGGAGCCAGTCTGCAGCTGTTACCCCatcttccaccacctcttccactcgTGCCACCCCAGCCCCTTCTGCCCCAGCAGCTGCCTCAGCAACCAGCCCGAGtcccacacccagctcaggtAATGGAACCAGTACAGCAGCTAGCCCAACCCAGCCCATCCAGCTAAGCGACCTCCAGAGCATTCTGGCCACTATGAATGTGCCCGCCGGGCCAGGAGGCGGCCAACAAG TGGATTTGGCCAGTGTGCTGACGCCAGAGATCATGGCTCCTATCCTTGCCAACGCAGACGTCCAGGAGCGCCTATTGCCCTACCTGCCCTCTGGGGAGTCCCTGCCCCAGACTGCAGACGAGATTCAAAACACGTTGACCTCGCCTCAGTTCCAGCAG GCTCTGGGCATGTTCAGTGCGGCATTGGCCTCAGGGCAGCTGGGCCCCCTCATGTGCCAGTTTGGCCTGCCTGCAGAGGCTGTGGAGGCTGCCAACAAAGGCG ATGTGGAAGCGTTTGCCAAAGCCATGCAGAACAGCGCCAagtcagagccaaaggagggtGACGCGAAAGACAAGAAAGACGAGGAGGAAGACATGAGTCTAGATTAA